Proteins from a genomic interval of Streptococcus oralis:
- a CDS encoding F390 synthetase-related protein — MKKITFLKTFIQTRWLHHFKSREALENYQKKQLANYMDFLKRESPYFKNGVPSDFDHMDKAFMMEHFNELNTQGVDRDEALSLAIESEKTRDFSELKGEVAVGLSSGTSGHRGLFITTEKERSMWAAAILAKMLPKGQLFGHRIAFFLRADNELYQTINTALIRLEYFDIFKHTDEHIERLNSYQPTIIVAPASMLIELSKRLKAGQLAIHPQKIVSVAEILEDSDRERIAEAFSLSIIDQVYQATEGFLACTCPAGNLHLNEDIIFVEKRYLDDRRFYPVITDFKRSSQPVYRYQLNDILVENPEPCPCGSCYTRIDKVEGRSDDIFYFEGLDGGQVTIYPDFIRRCILFVENVGDYQVKQHSEKLVEVCLSQRDEDVETAILAQFQLLAQQKEFIVPQIQFSDYHWDTSRKLKRIQRL, encoded by the coding sequence ATGAAAAAAATAACCTTTCTTAAAACCTTTATTCAAACGCGTTGGCTTCATCATTTCAAATCTCGAGAAGCCTTAGAAAACTATCAGAAAAAGCAATTAGCTAACTATATGGACTTTTTAAAGCGAGAGTCACCCTACTTTAAAAATGGGGTGCCTAGCGACTTTGACCATATGGATAAGGCTTTTATGATGGAACATTTCAATGAGCTCAACACCCAAGGAGTGGATCGTGATGAAGCCTTATCCTTAGCTATTGAAAGTGAGAAAACCCGTGATTTCAGTGAACTTAAAGGCGAAGTAGCAGTCGGTCTGTCTTCAGGGACATCTGGACATCGGGGCCTCTTTATCACAACAGAGAAAGAGCGAAGTATGTGGGCAGCGGCTATCTTAGCCAAGATGTTGCCAAAGGGTCAGCTTTTTGGACATCGTATCGCCTTTTTCCTAAGAGCTGATAATGAACTCTATCAGACCATCAATACGGCCCTCATTCGTTTAGAGTATTTTGATATTTTCAAACATACAGATGAGCATATCGAGCGTCTCAATAGCTACCAACCGACGATTATTGTGGCGCCAGCCTCTATGTTGATTGAATTGAGCAAGCGTCTCAAGGCTGGACAGTTAGCCATCCATCCACAAAAAATCGTTTCGGTGGCAGAAATCTTAGAAGATAGTGATAGGGAACGGATCGCTGAAGCCTTTTCTCTATCCATTATTGACCAAGTTTATCAGGCGACTGAAGGTTTCTTAGCCTGCACTTGCCCAGCTGGTAATCTACATCTCAACGAAGACATTATCTTTGTGGAAAAGCGGTATCTGGATGACCGACGTTTCTATCCAGTGATTACGGACTTTAAACGAAGCAGTCAGCCTGTTTATCGCTACCAGCTCAATGATATCTTGGTTGAAAATCCGGAGCCTTGTCCCTGTGGCTCCTGCTATACACGGATTGACAAGGTCGAAGGACGCTCTGACGACATCTTCTATTTTGAAGGACTGGATGGGGGACAGGTAACTATCTATCCAGACTTTATCAGGCGCTGCATCCTTTTTGTGGAGAATGTAGGAGATTACCAAGTCAAGCAACATTCCGAGAAGTTAGTGGAAGTTTGCCTAAGCCAACGAGATGAGGACGTAGAGACAGCGATTTTAGCACAGTTCCAACTCTTGGCCCAGCAAAAAGAGTTCATAGTTCCTCAAATCCAATTTTCAGATTATCACTGGGATACTAGCCGTAAACTCAAACGAATCCAACGTTTATGA
- a CDS encoding iron-containing alcohol dehydrogenase: MATFYVPAVNLIGKGVVNEVGPYIKELGYKKTLLVTDKFIEGSDILPKVLKPLDAEGIEYVIFSDVEPNPTCKNVTDGVATLIDHGCDFIISLGGGSPQDAASCISIIATNGGKPQDYEGLHKSAKKGLPVVAINTTAGTSAEITINYVITDEERKVKMVMVDKNSLALISVNDPELMLSKPKGLTAATGMDALTHAVEALVTPGAYNVTKKLSIGAIELIKEYLPRAVANGQDIEAREAMVNAIFLGGMSFNNAGLGYVHSMAHQLGAVYNLPHGVCCAMLLPVVERENAKRVPEAFRNVAKALGLHVEGKTDQECADYAIAEIEKLSETVGIPKKLTELGIQEKDFDFDYLSKNALIDACAPGNPFMPTLEETIALYKELF, encoded by the coding sequence ATGGCTACATTTTACGTTCCGGCAGTTAACCTTATTGGTAAAGGTGTTGTAAATGAGGTAGGTCCGTATATCAAGGAACTAGGGTATAAGAAGACTCTTTTGGTGACAGATAAGTTCATCGAAGGAAGTGATATTTTACCTAAGGTCCTAAAACCCTTAGATGCTGAAGGAATCGAATATGTGATCTTTAGCGATGTGGAGCCAAATCCGACTTGCAAGAACGTCACAGACGGAGTGGCTACCCTGATAGATCATGGATGTGACTTCATCATCAGTCTTGGTGGTGGGTCTCCACAGGATGCGGCTAGTTGTATCTCTATCATCGCTACAAATGGTGGAAAACCACAGGACTACGAAGGTCTCCACAAGTCTGCTAAAAAAGGCTTGCCAGTGGTTGCAATCAATACAACAGCTGGAACTTCTGCAGAAATTACCATTAACTATGTTATTACTGATGAAGAGCGCAAGGTCAAGATGGTAATGGTTGATAAGAACAGCCTCGCTCTCATCTCTGTCAATGATCCAGAACTCATGCTTTCAAAACCGAAAGGATTGACAGCGGCGACAGGCATGGATGCTCTTACTCACGCTGTCGAGGCCTTGGTAACACCAGGTGCTTATAATGTGACCAAGAAACTCTCTATCGGAGCGATTGAACTCATTAAGGAGTACCTCCCTCGTGCTGTGGCAAATGGCCAAGATATTGAAGCGCGTGAGGCGATGGTCAATGCCATCTTCCTCGGTGGTATGAGCTTTAACAATGCTGGTTTGGGTTATGTTCATTCTATGGCTCACCAACTTGGTGCAGTATATAACTTGCCACATGGTGTCTGCTGTGCCATGCTTCTCCCAGTTGTAGAACGTGAAAATGCCAAGCGTGTACCAGAAGCTTTTCGCAATGTAGCCAAGGCCTTGGGACTCCATGTGGAAGGGAAAACAGACCAAGAATGTGCTGACTATGCTATCGCTGAGATTGAGAAACTTTCTGAAACTGTTGGTATTCCGAAGAAACTCACTGAACTCGGTATCCAAGAAAAAGACTTTGACTTTGACTACCTTTCTAAGAATGCTTTGATCGATGCATGTGCGCCAGGCAATCCATTTATGCCAACTTTAGAAGAAACCATTGCTCTCTACAAAGAACTCTTCTAA
- a CDS encoding 3-oxoacyl-[acyl-carrier-protein] synthase III C-terminal domain-containing protein, with product MTEVKRHVEIAGYGVCLPKHTVQFKDQTRYRVVENEETQLDLAEVAIQRALEHANLDIKDIDCLVSASAVGVQPIPCTAALIHERVAKGLSIPAMDINTTCTSFISALSTMSHLIEAGEYNRVLIVSSEVGSLGLNPKQKESFELFSDGAAAFIFQKSHQEKGVIASLQRTWSEGAHDTEIRGGLTSFQPKEYSEATKTNYMFDMKGKKILLLSARKIPVMFEEFQEKTQLALADVDYIIPHQASRALPLVMEKLGVAENQYLNLVTDYGNMVSVSVPFGLAYSLDHGLVKEGDTVYLMGTAAGMTVNMLALKL from the coding sequence ATGACAGAAGTAAAAAGACATGTAGAAATCGCTGGTTATGGTGTTTGCCTTCCCAAACATACCGTCCAATTCAAAGACCAGACTCGTTATCGTGTAGTTGAAAATGAAGAAACGCAACTCGACTTGGCAGAGGTAGCGATTCAGCGTGCGCTTGAACATGCAAATTTAGATATTAAAGATATCGATTGCCTTGTATCAGCTAGTGCAGTTGGAGTTCAGCCTATTCCTTGTACTGCTGCCTTGATTCATGAGCGCGTGGCAAAAGGACTCTCTATTCCAGCTATGGATATCAATACGACCTGTACTAGCTTTATTTCTGCCCTATCGACCATGTCCCACTTGATTGAGGCGGGCGAATACAATCGTGTTCTGATCGTGTCTAGTGAGGTTGGTAGTTTAGGGCTCAATCCCAAGCAAAAAGAAAGTTTTGAACTCTTTAGTGATGGGGCGGCAGCCTTTATTTTCCAAAAAAGCCATCAGGAAAAAGGGGTCATTGCTAGTCTCCAACGTACTTGGTCAGAAGGAGCTCACGATACGGAAATTCGTGGAGGTCTGACTTCTTTTCAACCAAAAGAGTACTCTGAAGCGACTAAGACCAACTATATGTTTGATATGAAGGGAAAGAAAATCCTCCTCTTGTCAGCTCGTAAAATCCCAGTCATGTTTGAAGAGTTTCAAGAAAAGACCCAGCTAGCCTTGGCAGACGTGGACTATATCATTCCTCACCAAGCAAGTCGTGCTCTTCCTTTGGTTATGGAAAAGCTAGGTGTGGCTGAGAATCAATACCTCAATCTCGTCACGGACTATGGAAATATGGTGTCAGTCTCTGTGCCATTTGGCTTGGCCTATTCATTGGACCATGGATTGGTTAAAGAAGGAGATACCGTCTACCTTATGGGAACTGCAGCAGGTATGACAGTCAATATGTTGGCTCTCAAACTGTAA
- a CDS encoding damage-inducible protein CinA: protein MNVYGKIDEKQEESHYQDWSVPEKREGAPIPFFSILLWSLVATAISVVIPLIFGLVSPRQTQDLYTGWALHQNGQMYTDYFGTEGLLYYLLTYLSQGSILIALVEWLALFGAGVFLFKSADSLTDRVEEAKQLVFVFNLLVAGLAFGGGYALLLALPFLFYSLSIVTNYLAYPNGDKGFLRVGMSLALAFFLAPTPTALFAATLALGIIGFNLGKGHFVHGLYQFFASALGFSLLFYPLGYYTVLTGSFGDAISQTLYPVNTLSFFSNAHLLENAAFYGLLAIGLGSLSLLFSGLFQSKSAKQYSLSIAASLGLLLSLGLLIFSKEPINGTHLVVLIPFLVLLLLTGIKEDVSDGGSRRRRRREKQTSFLKGNFYLPLIALAYLIVLPIVSRYLSHPATYQERERLASMVKQQTSSEDRVYAWDDRPDFYRASERLAPTSLSTPTLYTASDENKTKLMNDLKENQPKMIVVNQKVALWSDVESWLSENYELVQTDTSEFKLYKFK, encoded by the coding sequence ATGAATGTATATGGGAAAATAGATGAGAAACAAGAAGAATCTCATTACCAAGACTGGTCCGTTCCAGAAAAGCGAGAAGGAGCTCCGATTCCCTTTTTTAGTATCTTGCTTTGGAGTTTAGTGGCTACAGCTATTTCTGTGGTTATCCCCCTTATTTTTGGTTTAGTAAGCCCGCGACAAACTCAGGATCTTTATACCGGTTGGGCTTTGCATCAAAATGGTCAAATGTATACCGATTATTTTGGGACGGAGGGATTGCTCTATTACCTGCTTACCTATCTTTCACAAGGCAGTATTCTGATTGCTTTGGTTGAGTGGTTGGCCTTGTTTGGAGCAGGCGTTTTTCTTTTTAAATCTGCGGATAGTCTTACAGACCGTGTAGAAGAAGCCAAGCAGCTTGTGTTTGTGTTTAATTTGTTGGTAGCAGGTCTCGCTTTTGGTGGTGGCTATGCTCTCTTGCTAGCCTTGCCTTTCCTATTTTATTCACTTAGCATTGTTACGAACTACCTAGCTTATCCAAACGGTGACAAAGGATTTTTACGTGTTGGTATGAGCCTTGCTCTCGCTTTCTTCCTTGCGCCAACCCCAACAGCCTTATTTGCAGCTACACTAGCCTTGGGAATTATCGGCTTTAACTTAGGCAAAGGTCACTTTGTTCATGGTTTATATCAATTTTTTGCGTCAGCCTTAGGGTTCTCACTCTTATTCTATCCTTTGGGCTACTATACAGTATTAACAGGTAGTTTTGGGGATGCCATTAGCCAGACCTTGTATCCGGTAAATACTCTTAGCTTCTTTTCAAATGCGCATTTGCTTGAAAATGCAGCCTTCTACGGCTTACTTGCTATTGGGCTAGGTTCCCTTAGTTTGCTCTTTTCTGGTTTGTTCCAGTCAAAATCAGCTAAGCAATATTCCCTATCGATTGCTGCTAGTTTGGGCTTATTGCTTTCTTTGGGGCTCTTGATTTTTTCCAAAGAACCCATCAACGGTACTCATCTTGTGGTACTAATTCCTTTCTTGGTCTTGCTCCTTCTGACAGGAATCAAGGAAGATGTTTCGGATGGAGGCAGTCGTCGTAGAAGAAGACGTGAGAAACAAACTTCTTTCCTTAAAGGAAATTTCTATCTACCACTGATTGCCCTTGCCTATCTTATTGTTCTTCCTATCGTGAGTCGCTACCTTTCGCATCCAGCGACTTATCAGGAGAGAGAACGTCTTGCTAGCATGGTAAAGCAGCAAACGAGTTCTGAGGATCGTGTCTATGCTTGGGATGATCGTCCTGATTTCTACCGTGCAAGTGAACGCTTGGCGCCGACTTCTCTATCAACTCCAACACTCTATACTGCAAGCGACGAAAATAAAACCAAACTGATGAATGATCTGAAAGAGAATCAACCGAAGATGATTGTGGTCAATCAAAAAGTTGCCTTGTGGTCAGATGTAGAGAGCTGGCTCAGTGAAAACTATGAGCTTGTTCAGACAGATACTAGCGAGTTTAAGCTTTATAAATTCAAATAA
- a CDS encoding MBL fold metallo-hydrolase, with protein sequence MSKIIESIDYFPAGYCTSYAGLLFKGVKNKKMTFPAGVFLIKHRDKGYLLYDTGYHYNIKTKLRYGFYRLGTPVQMTEKDQISYLLKAKGIRPEEITYVMLSHLHPDHLGGASFFPNAQFILTQEVFEVYQKPKLKDLVFKEFLPVDFEKRLTVIKANQRYSNFPYGPICDLFGDSSILVASVDGHARGQACLYLPDLNLLIAADLCWGIDLLPYTKQMHLIPSLVQDNKVDYIKGTEFLEEVLKDGIEVLVSHDPVERIESILHEKNNLS encoded by the coding sequence ATGTCCAAGATTATCGAAAGTATTGATTATTTCCCTGCCGGATATTGTACTAGTTATGCGGGTTTGCTATTTAAAGGAGTCAAGAATAAAAAGATGACCTTCCCAGCTGGCGTCTTTCTGATTAAGCACAGAGACAAGGGCTATCTACTATATGATACGGGTTATCACTATAACATTAAGACGAAGCTACGCTATGGTTTTTACCGTCTAGGAACTCCTGTTCAGATGACGGAAAAGGATCAGATTTCATACTTATTGAAGGCAAAAGGAATTAGACCAGAAGAGATTACTTATGTCATGTTGTCTCATCTCCATCCAGACCATTTAGGAGGGGCAAGTTTTTTCCCGAACGCTCAATTTATCCTGACTCAAGAGGTTTTTGAAGTTTACCAGAAACCCAAGCTCAAGGATTTGGTCTTTAAAGAGTTTTTACCAGTTGATTTTGAGAAAAGACTGACCGTTATCAAGGCAAATCAGCGCTATTCAAACTTTCCCTATGGTCCGATTTGTGACCTCTTTGGAGATAGCAGTATCCTAGTAGCTTCTGTTGATGGGCATGCTAGGGGGCAAGCCTGTCTGTATCTTCCAGACCTTAATCTCCTCATTGCAGCAGATCTTTGCTGGGGAATTGACCTCTTGCCTTACACCAAACAGATGCACCTGATTCCTTCCTTGGTTCAAGATAACAAGGTGGACTATATCAAGGGGACAGAGTTTCTGGAGGAAGTCTTGAAAGACGGAATTGAGGTGCTTGTTAGTCATGACCCTGTAGAAAGGATAGAGTCAATCTTACATGAAAAAAATAACCTTTCTTAA
- a CDS encoding glycosyltransferase, whose amino-acid sequence MRKIKIDVVVVPLSGHLFPTLNLLAPLLKDPLYEIRLFTGPQRKTVAEEMGFRVIPILENCVDEFERVANNDGQLNLFSAYRQLSASLDLINVVSDQLVQEWQENRPDIVIADFITLSGGLVAEQLNIPWITTMATQFAIETTDGPPCFFGGMGSPKTSFQSALQWLGRKGTRLGKRIVSFLLRERLKRYDFKLYNQKGQETIYSPYSILGIGMKELELKSDFPEHYLWVGPFGSSIERAENYPLDLSPYAGYKKVLVSCGTQLAWAKDNLLYQTQQLAKAHPDCHFFVTLGFGGQDFQCEEVMDNVSVVSYLPYKEYIPQMDYVIHHGGAGIFYQCIIYGKPALILPHDYDQYDYAVRGLEAGIALTAKREDTEAIGRAFDELLARDDWADLNKLSRAAQIYKPTEILKSEIHRLLGDKEK is encoded by the coding sequence ATGAGAAAAATCAAAATTGATGTGGTTGTAGTGCCCTTAAGTGGGCATCTCTTCCCAACACTGAATTTACTTGCACCCTTGTTGAAGGATCCCTTGTATGAGATTCGATTATTTACAGGACCACAACGAAAAACTGTAGCAGAGGAGATGGGATTCCGGGTGATTCCCATTTTAGAAAATTGTGTAGATGAGTTTGAGCGTGTAGCTAACAATGACGGGCAGTTAAACCTTTTTTCTGCTTATCGACAGTTGTCAGCTAGTCTTGATTTGATCAATGTGGTTTCAGATCAATTAGTGCAAGAGTGGCAGGAAAATAGACCGGATATTGTGATTGCGGACTTTATAACCCTCTCTGGAGGACTTGTAGCGGAACAGTTGAATATTCCCTGGATTACCACGATGGCGACACAGTTTGCCATTGAAACGACAGATGGACCGCCTTGTTTCTTTGGAGGAATGGGCAGTCCAAAAACATCTTTCCAATCTGCTCTGCAATGGCTAGGAAGAAAAGGGACTCGTTTAGGGAAACGAATCGTAAGCTTTTTATTGAGAGAACGATTGAAACGTTACGATTTTAAGCTTTACAATCAGAAAGGTCAGGAAACCATCTATTCACCCTATTCCATCTTGGGAATTGGGATGAAAGAGTTGGAGCTGAAAAGTGATTTTCCAGAGCACTACCTTTGGGTTGGACCTTTTGGCTCTTCGATTGAGAGGGCAGAAAATTATCCCCTCGATTTGTCTCCTTATGCAGGTTATAAGAAGGTCCTTGTCTCCTGTGGCACTCAGCTAGCATGGGCCAAAGACAATCTCCTCTATCAGACACAACAATTGGCTAAAGCGCATCCAGATTGCCACTTCTTTGTGACTCTGGGGTTTGGCGGACAAGACTTCCAATGTGAGGAGGTCATGGACAATGTTTCTGTGGTATCCTATCTTCCCTATAAGGAGTACATTCCTCAGATGGATTATGTGATTCATCATGGTGGTGCAGGTATTTTTTACCAGTGTATCATCTATGGTAAGCCTGCCTTGATTCTCCCCCATGACTATGATCAGTATGACTATGCAGTTCGTGGATTAGAGGCAGGGATTGCCTTGACTGCTAAACGAGAGGATACGGAAGCGATTGGACGCGCCTTTGATGAGTTGTTGGCTAGAGATGACTGGGCAGACTTGAACAAACTTAGTCGTGCAGCTCAAATCTATAAGCCAACAGAGATTCTGAAGAGCGAAATACATCGGCTCTTAGGGGACAAGGAGAAGTAA
- a CDS encoding NAD-dependent epimerase/dehydratase family protein has product MKKVLVTGATGFLGKYVVEELSQQGYQVRAFGRNRKVGQSLENSSVAFFQGDLTKQEDLARACQGMDMVVHAGALSTVWGPWEDFYQTNVLGTKYVLDACREAGIQRLVYVSSPSIYATPRDQLAIKESDAPQENKLNNYIRSKLASEKLFKDYPDVPSIILRPRGLFGIGDTSILPRVLKLSQRIGIPLIGDGRQLMDMTCVENVALAIRLALEAPQASGEVYNITNGEPRAFKDLIEETLRGLGYPITYRKVPAPILSAIASSLEFLYKTLKLKGEPALTRYTYYLLRYSQTLDISKAERDLGYRPQISISEGIEQYVQDYRKY; this is encoded by the coding sequence ATGAAGAAAGTATTGGTAACAGGTGCTACGGGCTTTCTAGGCAAGTATGTTGTTGAAGAGCTCAGTCAGCAGGGCTATCAGGTACGCGCTTTTGGACGCAATCGCAAGGTGGGTCAGTCTTTAGAAAACTCCTCTGTGGCATTTTTTCAGGGAGATTTGACCAAGCAAGAGGACTTGGCTCGGGCTTGTCAGGGGATGGACATGGTTGTGCATGCGGGTGCTCTTTCTACCGTTTGGGGGCCTTGGGAGGATTTCTACCAGACAAATGTCTTAGGGACTAAGTATGTTCTGGATGCTTGCCGAGAGGCTGGTATTCAGCGTTTGGTTTATGTGTCCTCGCCTAGCATCTATGCTACTCCTCGAGATCAGCTAGCTATCAAAGAAAGTGATGCGCCTCAGGAAAATAAGCTTAACAACTATATCCGTAGTAAACTGGCTTCGGAGAAGCTGTTTAAGGATTATCCCGATGTTCCGAGCATTATCTTACGACCTCGTGGGCTTTTTGGGATTGGGGATACCAGTATTTTGCCTCGGGTTCTCAAACTCAGTCAGAGAATTGGCATTCCCTTGATAGGAGATGGCCGTCAGCTCATGGATATGACCTGTGTGGAAAATGTCGCTCTGGCCATTCGCTTGGCTCTAGAGGCTCCTCAAGCTAGTGGCGAAGTTTATAATATTACCAACGGGGAACCAAGAGCCTTTAAGGATTTGATAGAAGAAACCCTGAGAGGACTGGGCTATCCGATAACATACAGAAAAGTGCCGGCTCCTATTCTTTCAGCTATTGCAAGTAGTTTAGAGTTTCTTTATAAGACCTTGAAACTTAAAGGCGAGCCGGCTCTGACACGCTATACCTATTATTTGCTGCGGTATAGCCAGACGCTGGACATCAGCAAGGCGGAGCGAGACTTGGGTTATCGCCCTCAAATCAGTATTTCAGAAGGGATTGAACAATATGTCCAAGATTATCGAAAGTATTGA
- the cls gene encoding cardiolipin synthase: MTARKMQLLMSKYGFSITIMLAELFIVFGLFLYLGRMAPILWIILVILVSLATIVSIVNRSMNPESKVTWLLVAFVPVFGPLLYIMFGERRLSKKELKQLKQLQSMVYREDNSRALRLELKEQDKSAYGVIKSLLSMDTNADVYNRTDTHFFPSGESMWRQMLEDLKKAEKFIFLEYYIIEEGLMWNSILEILEEKAAQGVEVKLLYDDIGCMATLPGDYTIHLRSRGIEAHKFNKVIPRLTVAYNNRDHRKIMIIDGQIAYTGGANLADEYINHIERFGYWKDSGIRLDGSAVKAFTRLFLSTWYINRGEISDFDQYHLENQPKDGMGLCIPYSSGPKPIYRAQVGKTVYQNLINQATDYVYITTPYLIADYDLTESIKNAALRGVDVRIVTPCIPDKKVIQLVTRGAYPDLLSAGVRIYEYSPGFLHSKQMLVDGEAATVGTINFDYRSLLHHYENAVLLYRTQSIIDIERDFEEIFKVSQEIYPHTIKTSWYQSLIKEIVQLFAPML; this comes from the coding sequence ATGACAGCTAGAAAAATGCAGCTACTCATGTCCAAGTATGGTTTTAGTATTACTATCATGTTGGCAGAGTTGTTTATCGTCTTTGGTTTATTTCTCTATCTGGGGCGGATGGCTCCGATTCTCTGGATTATCCTTGTCATTTTAGTAAGCTTAGCGACCATTGTATCGATTGTGAATAGATCTATGAATCCTGAGAGTAAGGTAACATGGTTGTTAGTAGCCTTTGTGCCAGTTTTTGGCCCTTTGCTCTATATCATGTTTGGAGAGCGCCGTTTATCTAAAAAAGAATTGAAGCAGCTAAAGCAGCTCCAATCAATGGTTTACCGAGAGGACAATAGCAGGGCTCTCCGTTTGGAGTTAAAAGAACAAGACAAGTCGGCTTACGGGGTTATCAAATCTCTCCTCAGTATGGACACGAATGCAGATGTCTATAATCGAACGGATACCCATTTTTTCCCTTCAGGGGAAAGCATGTGGCGTCAGATGCTAGAGGATCTCAAAAAAGCCGAGAAGTTTATCTTTCTTGAATACTATATCATCGAAGAAGGTTTGATGTGGAATAGTATTTTGGAGATTTTGGAAGAAAAGGCAGCTCAAGGAGTAGAAGTGAAACTCCTTTATGACGATATTGGATGCATGGCAACCTTACCTGGGGATTATACCATCCACCTTCGTAGCCGAGGGATTGAAGCCCATAAATTTAACAAGGTGATTCCACGCTTGACCGTTGCCTATAACAACCGTGACCACCGTAAAATCATGATTATCGATGGGCAGATTGCCTATACAGGTGGTGCCAATCTAGCAGATGAGTATATCAACCATATCGAACGCTTTGGTTACTGGAAGGATAGCGGTATTCGCCTAGATGGATCGGCAGTTAAGGCTTTTACTAGACTCTTTTTATCAACTTGGTATATTAACCGTGGGGAAATTAGTGACTTTGACCAATACCATCTCGAAAATCAACCCAAAGATGGGATGGGGCTTTGTATCCCTTACAGTAGCGGTCCCAAACCCATCTACCGAGCCCAGGTTGGAAAAACGGTCTATCAAAATCTTATCAATCAAGCTACAGACTACGTCTACATCACGACTCCCTATCTGATTGCTGACTACGATCTAACTGAAAGTATTAAAAATGCAGCATTGAGAGGGGTAGATGTGCGAATTGTGACGCCGTGTATCCCAGATAAAAAGGTTATTCAGTTAGTTACTCGAGGAGCCTACCCAGACTTGCTATCTGCGGGGGTTCGTATTTATGAGTATAGCCCGGGATTCCTTCATAGCAAGCAAATGCTTGTTGATGGAGAGGCGGCTACTGTGGGAACCATCAATTTTGACTATCGGAGTTTGCTTCATCACTATGAAAATGCCGTCTTACTTTATAGAACGCAGTCCATCATTGATATTGAAAGGGACTTTGAAGAGATTTTTAAAGTTTCTCAAGAAATTTATCCCCACACCATCAAAACAAGCTGGTATCAAAGCCTGATCAAGGAAATTGTCCAGTTGTTTGCACCTATGCTCTAA
- a CDS encoding SP_0198 family lipoprotein encodes MKTKTFTLSIASLAILSLLAACGPKAQAPTQQSAQQSSTQQESSSSTATSASQPQASSSQDTTVAQPTNIDGTYTGKDENDQITLVVTGKTGTWTEVEPDGDKEIKQVTFEPENQRVIIGDDVKIYAVNGNQMIIDDMDREASDRVILTKQ; translated from the coding sequence ATGAAAACGAAAACATTCACACTTTCTATTGCTTCTTTAGCAATTCTTAGTCTTTTAGCAGCTTGTGGACCTAAGGCACAAGCCCCTACCCAGCAATCTGCTCAGCAATCATCTACTCAACAAGAATCATCTTCTAGCACTGCTACAAGTGCTAGTCAACCACAGGCATCCTCAAGTCAGGACACTACTGTAGCTCAACCTACGAATATCGATGGTACCTATACTGGAAAAGATGAGAATGACCAAATCACTCTTGTTGTAACAGGTAAAACTGGTACATGGACTGAGGTCGAGCCAGATGGAGATAAGGAAATTAAGCAAGTCACCTTTGAGCCAGAAAATCAACGTGTCATTATCGGAGATGATGTTAAAATTTACGCGGTTAATGGTAATCAAATGATAATTGATGATATGGACCGAGAGGCATCTGACCGAGTGATATTAACTAAGCAATAA